From the uncultured Trichococcus sp. genome, one window contains:
- a CDS encoding LysM peptidoglycan-binding domain-containing protein: protein MLSRNERINQKKKEQLINSFITTNKRLKRSVAMLSTSFFMTTVVKPVQLVLAAETNTLGTTDTQVYSANPFLNQIIPSATVIAAQNDLYASVMMAQAILESGWGTSTLSKAPNYNLFGIKGEYNGESINMETLEDSGGQNYYPINAEFRKYPSYAESLQDYANLLANGTSWNPTYYAGAWKSNAATYQDATAYLTGRYATDTAYSTKLNRIIAQYGLDQYDNYQPVVDEEIEEPDAGNIDFETPTETPELPTVELPENTDENTPEQETPGESAEDPEDTETPATPETPVQAGNAVHTVQSGDTLYAIAKKYGISLVDLLTLNKLNSNTIYVGDRLVLPDSVAVEEDTPAENVEEETTTPTTPTETPSNPTTAVYTVKSGDTLWSIANANNMTVTALKTANSLTSDAIYPGQVLKTTGTSAGTTAPTTGTNTGTMETTITGAFIKPASGYISSPFGYRTSPINGALEFHRGIDIAGSGNISAAQAGVVEVAAYHYSYGNYVVINHGKINGVTIKTLYAHMQSGLSVSVGQTVSQGQKIGVMGTTGSSTGVHLHFEVQENGTVVNPVNYINGTTTVTPGVTTPTTTPATGSSVVVVSGDTLWKIATANGLTVSELKTLNNLTSDAIMTGQTLLLKSAASVTPTTPTTPTTPTVTPGTTTGTVTVASGDTLWKIANANGVSVAELKTLNNLTSDVIVPGQTLLLKQTATTPSVTQPTPPAIPTTPTAPSTVGTITVASGDTLWKLANANGLSVAELKTLNSLTSDVIVPGQVLTLKSATVTAPSVTQPSTPAPPTSNTTSTITVASGDTLWKIANANGLTVAELKTFNNLSSDYIYPGQSLQVKATVTTGNTSTVVTTPTVTTPTVPTATNKVYTVQKGDTLYKIASANGVSVAELKTWNSLSTDIIFVNQSLKLSATTASTQTTAPTTSAPAASGNTYTVQKGDTLYSIAKKNGVSLAALIEANDITSNIIYVGQVISL from the coding sequence GTGTTATCCAGAAACGAACGAATCAACCAAAAGAAAAAAGAACAACTGATCAATTCTTTTATCACCACGAATAAAAGACTGAAACGCAGCGTAGCGATGTTGAGCACATCGTTCTTTATGACAACTGTCGTGAAGCCAGTCCAACTGGTTTTGGCAGCAGAGACGAATACACTTGGAACAACGGATACACAAGTATATTCCGCGAATCCCTTTTTGAACCAGATCATCCCGTCCGCGACCGTAATCGCTGCCCAAAATGATCTGTACGCCTCCGTGATGATGGCCCAAGCCATTCTGGAAAGTGGCTGGGGTACAAGCACTTTATCAAAGGCTCCTAACTACAACCTGTTCGGTATCAAAGGTGAATACAATGGGGAGTCCATCAATATGGAGACATTGGAAGACAGCGGTGGACAGAATTACTATCCCATCAACGCTGAATTCAGAAAATATCCTTCGTATGCGGAATCCTTGCAGGATTACGCAAATCTTCTGGCTAACGGAACCAGCTGGAATCCGACATACTATGCCGGAGCCTGGAAGAGCAATGCAGCCACTTATCAGGATGCCACGGCTTACCTGACCGGCCGCTATGCGACGGATACAGCTTACAGCACCAAATTGAACAGGATCATTGCGCAATACGGCTTGGATCAATATGACAACTATCAGCCTGTAGTCGATGAAGAGATTGAAGAGCCGGATGCAGGCAATATCGATTTCGAAACACCGACTGAAACGCCCGAATTACCAACTGTAGAGCTTCCGGAGAATACCGATGAGAATACCCCTGAACAAGAGACACCAGGTGAGTCAGCAGAGGATCCGGAAGATACGGAAACTCCTGCTACACCGGAAACTCCGGTTCAAGCGGGGAATGCCGTCCATACTGTCCAATCCGGCGACACGCTATACGCCATCGCTAAAAAATATGGGATCTCGTTAGTCGATCTCTTGACGCTGAATAAATTGAATTCCAATACGATCTATGTGGGCGACCGTCTGGTGCTGCCTGACAGTGTCGCAGTCGAGGAAGATACGCCTGCGGAAAATGTGGAGGAAGAAACAACTACACCAACCACGCCAACTGAAACGCCGTCAAATCCGACAACTGCAGTCTATACGGTGAAATCGGGTGATACATTGTGGTCGATCGCGAATGCAAACAACATGACCGTTACAGCACTGAAGACCGCAAACAGTCTGACTTCCGATGCGATCTATCCGGGTCAAGTCTTGAAGACTACCGGCACATCGGCCGGTACCACAGCGCCAACTACCGGAACGAATACAGGCACTATGGAAACAACTATCACAGGTGCTTTCATCAAACCGGCCAGCGGATACATTTCATCTCCATTCGGATACCGTACGTCGCCTATCAATGGCGCGTTGGAATTCCATCGCGGCATTGATATCGCAGGCAGCGGCAATATTTCCGCGGCGCAAGCGGGCGTAGTGGAAGTCGCGGCTTATCACTACAGCTACGGCAACTATGTTGTCATCAACCACGGGAAAATTAATGGTGTGACCATTAAGACGTTGTATGCGCATATGCAGTCCGGTCTTTCGGTATCGGTCGGGCAGACCGTCAGCCAAGGCCAAAAAATCGGCGTGATGGGAACAACCGGCAGTTCGACAGGAGTCCATCTGCATTTCGAAGTGCAGGAAAACGGGACAGTCGTCAATCCAGTGAACTACATCAACGGCACCACTACAGTGACGCCAGGAGTGACAACACCAACAACAACGCCAGCCACCGGCAGCAGTGTCGTTGTCGTGTCCGGAGACACTTTGTGGAAGATTGCGACCGCGAACGGGTTGACTGTATCAGAATTAAAAACGCTGAACAACCTGACAAGTGATGCGATTATGACCGGGCAAACACTGCTCTTGAAGAGTGCGGCTTCGGTAACACCGACAACACCGACAACACCGACAACACCGACCGTGACGCCGGGAACAACAACCGGAACCGTAACGGTAGCATCGGGCGACACACTCTGGAAAATCGCGAATGCGAACGGTGTGAGTGTAGCTGAACTGAAGACGCTGAACAACCTGACGAGTGATGTCATCGTTCCAGGCCAAACATTGTTGCTTAAACAAACTGCGACAACGCCGAGTGTGACGCAACCGACGCCGCCGGCTATACCGACAACACCGACAGCACCGTCGACTGTAGGCACAATCACGGTGGCGTCCGGCGATACGCTTTGGAAATTGGCGAATGCCAACGGTTTGAGCGTAGCTGAACTGAAAACACTGAACAGTCTTACTTCTGATGTCATTGTGCCAGGGCAAGTGTTGACGCTTAAGAGCGCGACAGTCACAGCGCCGTCCGTTACCCAGCCGTCGACACCAGCGCCGCCAACGTCCAACACGACGAGTACAATCACAGTGGCCTCCGGCGATACGCTCTGGAAAATTGCGAATGCGAACGGCCTGACCGTCGCAGAACTGAAGACATTTAACAACCTGAGTTCCGATTATATTTATCCGGGTCAATCATTGCAGGTGAAAGCTACGGTTACAACCGGGAATACTTCCACCGTTGTAACGACGCCGACTGTAACGACACCGACTGTTCCGACTGCCACAAACAAAGTGTACACGGTCCAAAAAGGGGATACACTCTATAAAATTGCATCCGCAAATGGCGTTTCTGTTGCCGAGCTGAAGACTTGGAATAGTCTGAGCACAGATATCATTTTTGTGAACCAATCATTGAAGTTGTCTGCAACGACAGCTTCGACGCAGACAACCGCACCAACGACTAGTGCGCCTGCGGCATCCGGTAATACGTATACCGTCCAAAAAGGCGATACCCTGTACAGCATCGCCAAGAAAAATGGCGTAAGCTTAGCGGCTTTGATTGAAGCGAATGATATCACGTCCAACATCATTTATGTGGGTCAAGTCATCAGCCTCTAA
- a CDS encoding TIGR01212 family radical SAM protein (This family includes YhcC from E. coli K-12, an uncharacterized radical SAM protein.): MTNQFLYSDTNKRYHTWNYHLQQHFGEKIFKVAIDGGFDCPNRDGTVAHGGCTFCTVSGSGDFAQNRIDPLPIQLRKGIDMMHKKWPNVKSYIAYFQNFTNTHAPVDILRHRYEQVVNEDGIVGIMIATRPDCLPPETIEYLAELNKRYYIWVELGLQTIHEETSKIINRAHSYDTYLKAVDELRAHNIPVCTHLINGLPGETHEMMMESVNRVILDSDIQGIKIHLLHLMKNTKMLRDYHQGRLRLLEKDEYVELVCDQLEVIPEEIVIHRITGDAPRDTLVGPMWSLKKWEVLNAIDQELERRNTYQGIHNIRNKGEEHVVVRSGLQS, from the coding sequence TTGACGAATCAATTTTTATACAGTGACACGAATAAACGTTACCATACATGGAATTACCATCTGCAACAACACTTTGGCGAAAAGATATTCAAAGTCGCCATCGACGGCGGTTTTGATTGCCCCAACCGCGACGGCACCGTCGCACACGGCGGTTGTACCTTCTGCACCGTTTCCGGATCCGGCGATTTTGCCCAAAACCGGATCGACCCGCTGCCTATCCAATTGCGCAAAGGCATCGACATGATGCACAAAAAATGGCCGAATGTAAAAAGCTACATCGCCTATTTCCAGAACTTCACCAACACGCACGCTCCGGTGGATATTCTGCGTCATCGTTATGAACAGGTCGTCAACGAGGACGGCATTGTAGGCATCATGATCGCAACGCGCCCGGACTGCCTACCGCCAGAAACGATTGAATATTTGGCGGAACTGAACAAACGCTATTATATATGGGTGGAATTGGGACTACAGACCATCCATGAAGAAACAAGCAAAATCATCAACCGGGCGCACTCCTATGATACCTACCTGAAAGCAGTCGATGAACTGCGTGCGCACAATATCCCGGTGTGCACCCATCTCATCAATGGGCTTCCGGGAGAAACCCACGAGATGATGATGGAGAGCGTCAACCGCGTCATCCTGGATTCGGACATCCAAGGCATCAAGATCCATCTGCTCCATTTGATGAAAAACACCAAAATGCTCCGGGACTACCATCAAGGCAGGCTGAGGTTGCTGGAGAAGGACGAATATGTTGAACTCGTCTGCGATCAGCTTGAAGTCATTCCGGAAGAAATCGTCATCCACCGCATCACGGGAGACGCCCCGCGTGACACCCTTGTCGGACCGATGTGGAGTCTCAAAAAGTGGGAAGTGCTGAACGCAATCGACCAAGAGTTGGAACGCCGCAATACTTATCAAGGGATCCACAATATCAGAAATAAGGGTGAGGAACATGTTGTTGTCCGCAGTGGACTTCAGTCATAA
- a CDS encoding class I SAM-dependent methyltransferase — translation MLLSAVDFSHKLLKETVCKGDFVIDATVGNGNDTVLMATLVGPTGKVIGFDVQKQAIETTKQKLLLAGLTDPVTLLHQGHETVAEVLADHAEIGGAVFNLGYLHGSDKTIITQKDTTIRAVNALLPKLRIGSYILLVVYSGHAGGMEEKNALLEYCSTLNQALFKVLQYGFINQINHPPILIAIEKKKTPYMK, via the coding sequence ATGTTGTTGTCCGCAGTGGACTTCAGTCATAAATTGCTGAAGGAAACAGTCTGTAAAGGGGATTTCGTCATTGATGCCACCGTCGGAAACGGAAATGACACGGTCCTTATGGCTACGTTGGTCGGTCCGACAGGAAAAGTGATCGGATTTGATGTCCAGAAACAAGCCATCGAAACCACGAAGCAAAAGCTATTGCTGGCTGGCTTGACGGATCCTGTCACCCTGCTTCACCAAGGTCATGAAACAGTTGCGGAAGTGTTGGCCGACCATGCTGAAATCGGCGGCGCCGTCTTCAACTTGGGGTACCTGCATGGATCCGACAAAACGATCATCACCCAAAAAGATACGACCATCCGTGCCGTCAACGCCTTGTTGCCCAAGTTGCGGATCGGGAGCTACATCCTTTTGGTTGTATACAGTGGTCATGCAGGCGGCATGGAAGAGAAAAATGCCCTGCTGGAATATTGCAGCACTTTGAATCAAGCCTTATTCAAGGTACTGCAATATGGCTTCATCAATCAGATCAATCATCCGCCGATCTTGATTGCCATCGAGAAAAAGAAAACTCCTTACATGAAATAG